AATCAGAATTGGAGACCTGGACAGAGCGATATTGCAGCAATATTCGAGGGATCAGAACATCCAATGAAGGTTGATTTGGTCGTCTATCCCCATAAGCCTGACGATCCTGATCCGATGAATCGACGTCAAGAATTGAAGCTCCTCAATCCTTTAGCCGACCCGATGGTGTATCCTCTATTATTCCCATGCGGCGATAATGGCTATTCCACCGGAATGAAATACAACATCAGAAGAGGCAGAACTGCTGGAAAAACTGTAACCATTCTCCAATACTATCGATTTAGGCTCTACGTCCGAGATGTATTTTCTTCCATTCACAACGGTGGTAAATTGTTCCAGCAGTATATTGTAGATGGCTGGGTAAAACACGAAATGAGTAGGCTGTGGTGGTTAagacagaatcaaaatgaattcagGAGAACAGCAGAAGAAACTCTACGAAGATTTAATCAGAACAGACAGAATGGGCATGTTGGTCGAGCTATCATCTTACCTTCCGGATTTCCAGGCGGTGACAGATACCGTCAAAGGCAGTATCTAGATGCAATGACTGTCGTAGCTAGATTTGGAAAACCTGATCTTTTCATAACCTTCACGTGCAATCCGAACTGGCCCGAAATTAAAAACAACCTCTTCAAATTTGTAgagtttttcaaatgaaactgcTGGAATTCATTAACGACATCGTTCGAGATCAACTATATGGTGTCGTCATCAATAACCAATATGTAATTGAATTCCAAAAGAGGGGTCTACCACACGCCCATATCGTCGTCACATTCCATGAAGATGACAAATTGAAGGATGTTGAAATGGTCGACCGAATCATCAATGCCTATATTCCAGATAGAGAAAATCAACCCCTACTCTATCAGCGAGTTGCGGATTTTCATCTGCACCCTCCATGTGGCCGCATCAATCCGGAAGCTCCCTGTATGGCAGATGGTAAATGTACCAAGTATTACCCTAAATCATTCAGAGAAAAGACCTCATTATCTGTTGGTCGTAATACGAAACCTGAATATAGAAGACCTGCCGATGGCAGAGAGATTTTTGTAGCTAAGTGGAACCGCCCCATCACAAATCGGAGAGTGGTACCTTATAATCCTTATGCTTTGGCCAAATATCAATGCCATATTAACTTTGAAGCCGTAGGTTCCCTACAAACCATCAAATATCTGCATAAATATATCAATAAAGGGCCAGATAATATTACTCTCTATGTAGATGAGGAAAACACGAATACAAGAGAGGGTCAACGCATCGATGAGATACAACAATACATCGATAGCAGATATGTCAGTGGTATGGAGGCAACGTGGAGAACGTTCCAATTCAGAATGCATGGTCGCTCTCATTCTGTATTGGTTTTGCCGGTGCATTTACCAGGAGAAAGGGAAATCATTTACAACGAAGATGATGATGTcggacaaatccaacaaagacTTGAAAAACCTTCCAAATTAGAGGCATGGTTTACGTTAAACAGATCAGACGTAAACGCAAGAAAATACAAATATGCCGAAATCCCTGAGCATTATGTATGGGATAATAAAAATGCTAAATGGTACCAACGCTCTCAGGTTAGCAAACAGATAGGATGTATGGTAGAGATAAGTCCATCTGAGGCACGCATCGAAAAATTCTTTTTACGAATACTCCTGAAGAGAATTAGAGGAGCTACGTCCTTTGACGATCTGTTGACAACAGAAGATGGTTCCAGATGTGAGACTTTTAGAGAAGCTTGCCAAAAACGAAATTGGCTGATACAAAATGACAGCGAATATGAAAAGTGTCTGAGGGAAGCGGAACTTCATCACCATCCAAGAAAGTTCCGCAAATTATTCAGTTTGATTTGTTCAATAGCCATAGAAGATGAATTagcacaattaaaaaaattgtggctTCTGTTCAGGAAATCCTTGATGGCAGACTTCAAACATAATGGAATGAGTACTCCTGACGCTGAATGTGCATGTTTAAAAGagctgaacaaaataatatcacgaagtaagtaagtaagtaagtaagtaatctttattaatcctttAGATTGAGAACATTCAATATAGGACAGTCGACCAAGTATTTCGTTAGCTGATCTGGGAATAGTTCGCCTTTCTGAAGACAATCACGAATCCAGCGATACCGATGAACGAACTGAAGAGCCAACAACATCTTCAAGAGAAGAGGAGTATTCACGGgagatttataaaatttcagcATTAGATAAGGACCAAAAAGTGGTGTTCCTGAGGGTATTGAAGGCCTGTGCGAGAAAACCCAAATTTTTAATACCTCTAGAGATTTATGAAGAACTAGGCGATGATGTCAGTGCCGAACAAATAGCAGAGCGAACGAACGAGAACATTTTCTACCTGGACGGTCCTGGCGGAACAGGCAAGACTTTTTTATATAATACTGTAATTACAGTCCTCAATGATGTTTTAGGTAAAAGTACAGCAGCAGTTGCATGGACAGGAATTGCGGCCAATATTTTGAAAGGAGGTACAACTGTTCACAGGTCCTTTAGATTACCTCTCACTCTTTCCGATGAAACAAGTTGTGGTTATGACTTGCAATCCTCTCAGTCGATTTTTTTCAGAGACAAGGTCGCTTTTATTATCTGGGATGAAGCACCAATGACGCCTAAATTCGCAGTCGAAGCAGTTCATAGATATTTAATGGACATCAATAGACGTGCTGAACCTTTTGGAAGAAAATGCGTTCTGTTTGGTGGTGATTTCAGACAAATTCTTCCTGTTGTTTTAGGTGCCCATCGAATCGATGTCATCGCACAATGTCTGAAATCCAGTTTTCTATGGGATTCCTTCACGAAATTGAAATTGTCTCAAAATATGAGAGTCCAACGACAACCAGATATGGCGGCAGCAGTTTATGCAGATCTAGGTGGTATCTCTTTTTCATCTTGGTTATTGAAATTGGGTGAAGGTTCTCTATCGAATGCAATTCTCAATCAGCGGGATGCTCCAATAGCACCGGAGTATCTCATCGAAATACCCTCCCGATTCCATGTTGCTTCTGTAGATGATTTAATAGATTTTGTTTATGGAGGTGATTTTACAGCTGAAGAAAACGGTACTAAGGCGATTCTTTGTCCAACAAATGCAGCAGTCGACATCATCAACGAAATAATCCTTCAACGGATAGCTGAAACAGAATCGAGGACATATCTGAGCGAGGACGTATATCTAGGACAGGAGGATGACGATTTTTTGGCCCCCCTTGATCTTTTGAATTCCATCAATGCTCCTTCTCTACCCCCTCATGAATTAGTTCTAAAACGTGGAGCGATTGTTATGTTGCTTCGAAATTTGGATATGGATGAAGGCGAATGTAATGGTTCACGATTGAGGATTATTCGATTAGGTCATCATATAATCGAATGCGAATTGTTGACAGGTCATAGGATAGGCGAGAGGTTGTTCCTGCCGAGAATAAAGATGAAGGCCCAAACTCCCATGTTACCAAAAGAGATACTGCGTTTTCAATTTCCTGTCAGGTTAGCTTACAGTATGACCATAAATAAATAACAGGGGCAAACTTTAGATAGGGTTGGTATTTGTCTCAAACGCCCATGTTTCACTCATGGTCAGCTGTATGTAGCTTTTTCTAGAGTTGGCAGCGTTGAATGCGTCCGCATATTTATCGAAGATTCCGGAAAACAGGGCACTTTCAAATTCTGAGGAAAGAAACTtttcactagaaatatcactagCAAAATCAACAATTACCAGCTACTGAAACAAGACACAGGCGCCGTAGACACGCAGAAGTTCCACATCGTGTCACGTATAGAAACGCCATTACCATAGAACAAGAAGAATTGGAGACACTTTGCACCCGACCAAACTATTGTGGGACATTGACTGAATTATGTCCTTTTTGTGGAGCCTTATTTTTTACAAGAGAAAAAACGACCAGAGATAACGAATATACTGGCTGCTGCAATAGAGGAGCTTTTACAATACCAGCTCTGAGTGCATGTCCTCCCACGTTAAAAGATTTATACGTAGGAGATGGTCCTTTGGCTTCTCAATTCAGATCCCAAATAAGACTGATCAATAGTCTATTTGCAGTGGCATCCTTTAAAACATCGAGACCGATACCAGAGAAATGGGGACAGGGTCATTGGTGTTTCACCATATGCGGTCAAATATACCATTTCATAAGCGGTATACCCAATTCACAGGATAAGGAGAACATCCAACTGAACCAGATTTATTTTTTGGACGTAGAAGAAGCTTTGGCCCGAAGAAATGCTTTTGCTGATGATAGAGTCGATCCAGCATTAATGAGATTGATGGAATCTATTCTGAGAACACATAATAGATATATAAAAGCTTATAAAACTATGGGAGATGAAATCCGACAA
Above is a window of Harmonia axyridis chromosome X, icHarAxyr1.1, whole genome shotgun sequence DNA encoding:
- the LOC123686576 gene encoding uncharacterized protein LOC123686576: MVLSQSSIKKRLRQRRNESLFFTREKTTRDNEYTGCCNRGAFTIPALSACPPTLKDLYVGDGPLASQFRSQIRLINSLFAVASFKTSRPIPERRGQGHWCFTICGQIYHFISGIPNSQDKENIQLNQIYFLDVEEALARRNAFADDRVDPALMRLMESIRRTHNRYIKAYKTMGDEIRQRKTQNLEVENIIIGMTKEPVINILAAQQNQNWRPGQSDIAAIFEGSEHPMKVDLVVYPHKPDDPDPMNRRQELKLLNPLADPMVYPLLFPCGDNGYSTGMKYNIRRGRTAGKTVTILQYYRFRLYVRDVFSSIHNGGKLFQQYIVDGWVKHEMSRLWWLRQNQNEFRRTAEETLRRFNQNRQNGHVGRAIILPSGFPGGDRYRQRQYLDAMTVVARFGKPDLFITFTCNPNWPEIKNNLFKFVEFFK
- the LOC123686577 gene encoding uncharacterized protein LOC123686577; translated protein: MKLLEFINDIVRDQLYGVVINNQYVIEFQKRGLPHAHIVVTFHEDDKLKDVEMVDRIINAYIPDRENQPLLYQRVADFHLHPPCGRINPEAPCMADGKCTKYYPKSFREKTSLSVGRNTKPEYRRPADGREIFVAKWNRPITNRRVVPYNPYALAKYQCHINFEAVGSLQTIKYLHKYINKGPDNITLYVDEENTNTREGQRIDEIQQYIDSRYVSGMEATWRTFQFRMHGRSHSVLVLPVHLPGEREIIYNEDDDVGQIQQRLEKPSKLEAWFTLNRSDVNARKYKYAEIPEHYVWDNKNAKWYQRSQVSKQIGCMVEISPSEARIEKFFLRILLKRIRGATSFDDLLTTEDGSRCETFREACQKRNWLIQNDSEYEKCLREAELHHHPRKFRKLFSLICSIAIEDELAQLKKLWLLFRKSLMADFKHNGMSTPDAECACLKELNKIISRTDLGIVRLSEDNHESSDTDERTEEPTTSSREEEYSREIYKISALDKDQKVVFLRVLKACARKPKFLIPLEIYEELGDDVSAEQIAERTNENIFYLDGPGGTGKTFLYNTVITVLNDVLGKSTAAVAWTGIAANILKGGTTVHRSFRLPLTLSDETSCGYDLQSSQSIFFRDKVAFIIWDEAPMTPKFAVEAVHRYLMDINRRAEPFGRKCVLFGGDFRQILPVVLGAHRIDVIAQCLKSSFLWDSFTKLKLSQNMRVQRQPDMAAAVYADLGGISFSSWLLKLGEGSLSNAILNQRDAPIAPEYLIEIPSRFHVASVDDLIDFVYGGDFTAEENGTKAILCPTNAAVDIINEIILQRIAETESRTYLSEDVYLGQEDDDFLAPLDLLNSINAPSLPPHELVLKRGAIVMLLRNLDMDEGECNGSRLRIIRLGHHIIECELLTGHRIGERLFLPRIKMKAQTPMLPKEILRFQFPVREKTTRDNEYTGCCNRGAFTIPALSACPPTLKDLYVGDGPLASQFRSQIRLINSLFAVASFKTSRPIPEKWGQGHWCFTICGQIYHFISGIPNSQDKENIQLNQIYFLDVEEALARRNAFADDRVDPALMRLMESILRTHNRYIKAYKTMGDEIRQRKTQNLEVENIIIGMTKEPVINILAAQQNQNWRPGQSDIAAIFEGTEPPMKVDLVVYPHKPDGPDPINRHQELKLLNSLADPMVYSLLFPCGDNGYSTGMKYNIRRGRLLEKL